One genomic segment of Synechocystis sp. LKSZ1 includes these proteins:
- the petB gene encoding cytochrome b6 yields MFSKEVTESKVFQWFNDRLEVQAISDDIASKYVPPHVNIFYCLGGITLTCFLIQFATGFAMTFYYKPTVAEAFTSVQYIMNEVNFGWLIRSIHRWSASMMVLMMILHVFRVYLTGGFKKPRELTWVVGVMLAVTTVSFGVTGYSLPWDQVGYWAVKIVSGVPAAIPVVGDQLVTLMRGSESVGQATLTRFYSLHTFVLPWVIAVLLLLHFLMIRKQGISGPL; encoded by the coding sequence ATGTTTTCTAAAGAAGTCACCGAATCAAAAGTCTTTCAGTGGTTCAATGATCGCCTGGAAGTGCAAGCCATTTCCGACGACATCGCCAGTAAATACGTTCCTCCCCACGTCAATATCTTTTATTGTCTTGGCGGAATTACTCTCACCTGTTTCTTGATCCAGTTTGCCACTGGTTTCGCCATGACCTTCTACTACAAGCCCACCGTAGCGGAAGCCTTCACCTCTGTCCAGTACATTATGAATGAAGTCAACTTTGGCTGGTTGATTCGTTCTATCCATCGCTGGTCTGCCAGTATGATGGTACTGATGATGATTCTGCACGTTTTCCGTGTTTATCTGACCGGCGGTTTCAAAAAGCCTCGGGAATTAACCTGGGTTGTCGGTGTGATGCTGGCGGTGACCACGGTTTCCTTTGGGGTTACGGGATACTCTCTCCCTTGGGATCAGGTCGGCTACTGGGCTGTCAAAATTGTATCTGGGGTTCCCGCCGCGATTCCGGTTGTGGGCGACCAACTTGTCACCTTAATGCGCGGTAGTGAGAGTGTTGGCCAAGCCACCCTGACCCGCTTCTACAGCCTTCATACCTTCGTTCTACCTTGGGTGATTGCAGTCCTACTCCTGCTCCACTTCTTGATGATTCGTAAACAAGGTATTTCCGGCCCCTTGTAA
- a CDS encoding folylpolyglutamate synthase/dihydrofolate synthase family protein → MNINDLLQPYQRFGVNLGLERIRQLLADLGNPQDQVPIIHVGGTNGKGSVCAFLSSILTQAGYRVGRYTSPHLVDWTERICLNEQPISPEALSSVLQRVTAKAPASQVNSPTLFEIMTAAAWLYFAQAKVDIAVMEVGLGGRLDATNVCDAPLASVITSLSREHWQVLGPTLADIAGEKAGILKPDCPAILGQFPPEAQAVIQAQIAQVACAAYWVQPAEIFSTPSGPWARSGDVTYPLPFAGDFQRLNSALAITTIQVLQAQGWAISLDAIQRGMAQAKWPGRLQWLTYQGQQLLLDGAHNPAAAVALGQYVRQFNRPVAWVIGMLATKDHADIFQALLQPGDQLLLVPVPGHSSADPDALAQLAWDLCPQLAKVQIFADCWQALDGLDSDPNAFLRVLCGSLYLVGTFLAGQKKSPEILGEH, encoded by the coding sequence ATGAATATTAACGACCTCCTCCAACCCTACCAACGTTTTGGGGTCAATCTTGGCCTGGAACGCATCCGGCAGTTATTGGCAGATCTAGGGAATCCGCAGGATCAAGTACCTATCATCCATGTGGGTGGCACCAATGGCAAAGGCTCCGTCTGTGCCTTTTTGTCCTCGATCTTGACCCAAGCCGGCTATCGGGTCGGTCGCTATACCTCTCCTCACCTCGTTGATTGGACGGAGCGGATTTGCCTCAACGAACAACCCATTAGCCCCGAAGCTCTATCCTCCGTTCTGCAAAGGGTCACGGCCAAGGCCCCGGCTTCCCAGGTGAATAGCCCAACCCTTTTTGAAATTATGACGGCGGCGGCTTGGCTCTATTTTGCCCAGGCGAAAGTGGATATAGCCGTGATGGAAGTGGGCCTGGGCGGCCGCTTGGATGCCACGAATGTCTGTGATGCGCCCCTGGCCAGTGTGATTACGTCCTTGAGTCGGGAACATTGGCAAGTACTCGGGCCAACCTTAGCTGATATTGCCGGAGAAAAGGCGGGTATCTTAAAGCCCGATTGTCCGGCCATTCTGGGACAATTTCCCCCCGAGGCTCAAGCGGTGATTCAGGCCCAGATCGCTCAGGTGGCTTGTGCGGCTTATTGGGTACAGCCGGCTGAAATTTTTTCAACCCCCTCCGGCCCCTGGGCCCGTTCGGGAGACGTCACCTATCCCCTACCCTTTGCGGGGGATTTTCAACGACTCAATTCGGCCCTGGCGATAACCACCATCCAAGTCTTACAGGCCCAGGGTTGGGCCATCAGTCTAGACGCGATTCAGCGGGGCATGGCCCAGGCCAAATGGCCAGGACGATTACAATGGCTGACTTATCAGGGCCAACAACTATTACTGGACGGAGCCCATAATCCCGCCGCTGCTGTTGCTCTCGGTCAATACGTTCGTCAGTTTAACCGCCCCGTGGCCTGGGTGATAGGAATGCTAGCCACCAAAGACCACGCCGACATTTTTCAGGCCCTGCTACAACCCGGCGACCAACTATTATTAGTGCCCGTCCCCGGCCATAGCAGTGCGGATCCAGACGCTTTGGCCCAATTGGCCTGGGATCTTTGTCCCCAATTAGCTAAGGTTCAAATCTTTGCAGATTGTTGGCAGGCCTTGGACGGTCTAGATTCGGATCCTAATGCTTTCCTTAGAGTACTGTGTGGTTCTCTATACCTAGTGGGTACTTTTTTAGCCGGCCAAAAAAAATCCCCCGAGATACTGGGGGAACATTAA
- a CDS encoding DUF922 domain-containing Zn-dependent protease, whose product MLGLLVSQPVQAEPTITTTFQFYDIYPQQIKDIGPELDRHTPIRVQGRKFRGYTKWYVRWQFNWQEQPGRCYITRVQTFLTVNYTLPRIPAQHRLSPATRAVFDRYYQALFRHEQNHKNSGLYAAREIETAITGLPAFNTCPALETAANQLGYRLIERYAQRDRDYDRETDHGRLEGVVLP is encoded by the coding sequence GTGCTGGGACTGCTGGTTAGTCAACCCGTCCAGGCAGAACCCACTATTACCACGACTTTTCAGTTCTACGACATCTATCCACAACAGATCAAAGACATTGGCCCGGAACTAGACCGCCATACCCCGATCCGGGTTCAGGGCCGAAAATTTCGCGGCTACACCAAATGGTATGTTCGTTGGCAATTCAACTGGCAAGAACAACCGGGCCGTTGTTACATTACCCGTGTACAAACTTTTCTGACCGTTAACTACACCCTGCCCCGCATTCCGGCCCAACACCGTCTATCCCCTGCTACCCGCGCCGTGTTTGACCGCTACTATCAGGCCCTCTTTCGCCACGAGCAGAATCATAAAAATTCAGGCCTATACGCCGCTCGGGAAATTGAAACAGCAATTACTGGCTTACCGGCGTTTAATACCTGTCCGGCCCTAGAAACCGCCGCTAATCAACTGGGTTATCGCCTGATCGAGCGCTATGCCCAGCGAGACCGGGACTACGACCGGGAGACAGACCACGGTCGCCTGGAGGGAGTTGTCTTGCCCTAG
- a CDS encoding cation diffusion facilitator family transporter, which yields MSTHAARPYILLSIGAAVLTMILKFGAYRLTGSVGLLSDAMESGVNLLAALVAFWALSLAGKPPDAEHPFGHSKAEYFSSGLESALIVVAAIGIIWTAANRLLHPQPIMELEGGLVLAIAATVINGGVAWILLKAGRRFNSITLRADAHHLLTDVWTSLGVVVAVLLIAFTGWTSLDPLIAIAVALNILWTGGKLMQETLSGLLDKAIPKEQIQEINTLLEDYQNQGLYFHSLKTRMAGTTSFISFHVLVPGHWTVHQGHDLCETIENAIIEIIPGSQITTHLEPLEDPRSWEHPMDYR from the coding sequence ATGAGTACCCACGCGGCCAGGCCCTACATCCTTCTATCTATTGGGGCAGCAGTCTTAACCATGATCTTGAAATTCGGGGCCTATCGACTGACTGGCTCTGTCGGTCTTCTCTCCGATGCCATGGAGTCTGGGGTCAATTTATTGGCGGCCCTTGTCGCTTTTTGGGCTTTATCCTTAGCCGGTAAGCCCCCTGATGCAGAACATCCCTTTGGTCATAGTAAAGCAGAATATTTTTCCAGTGGCCTAGAGAGTGCCCTGATTGTGGTCGCAGCCATTGGAATTATCTGGACGGCGGCGAATCGTTTATTACACCCCCAACCTATTATGGAACTGGAGGGAGGGTTAGTCCTTGCTATTGCAGCCACAGTTATCAATGGTGGAGTGGCCTGGATACTCCTCAAGGCAGGTCGTCGATTCAATTCCATTACACTGAGAGCAGATGCCCATCATCTCTTAACGGATGTGTGGACTTCTTTGGGGGTCGTGGTCGCTGTCTTGTTGATTGCCTTTACCGGGTGGACTAGCCTCGATCCTCTGATTGCTATTGCCGTTGCCTTAAATATTCTTTGGACTGGGGGCAAGTTGATGCAAGAAACCCTATCCGGCCTGCTGGACAAGGCCATTCCCAAGGAACAAATTCAGGAAATTAATACCCTCCTCGAGGACTATCAAAACCAAGGCCTTTATTTCCATTCCCTAAAAACACGCATGGCCGGGACAACATCTTTTATTTCTTTCCATGTACTTGTTCCTGGCCATTGGACAGTTCACCAGGGCCATGATCTTTGTGAAACTATCGAAAACGCTATTATCGAAATTATTCCAGGCTCCCAGATCACAACTCACCTAGAACCGCTAGAAGATCCCCGCTCCTGGGAACACCCTATGGATTACCGTTAA
- a CDS encoding DUF427 domain-containing protein: MAKAIWNGATLADSEACEIVEGNYYFPPDSVNWDYFQASDTHTICSWKGQASYYTLVVEGQQNKDAAWYYPEPKERAKQIQNYVAFWRGVTVEK; this comes from the coding sequence ATGGCAAAAGCAATCTGGAACGGGGCCACCCTCGCAGACAGTGAGGCCTGCGAAATTGTGGAAGGCAACTACTACTTTCCTCCCGATAGTGTGAACTGGGACTATTTTCAAGCCAGCGATACCCACACCATCTGTTCCTGGAAGGGCCAGGCCAGCTACTATACCCTCGTGGTAGAGGGCCAGCAAAATAAGGATGCCGCCTGGTACTATCCCGAACCTAAGGAGCGAGCCAAGCAAATCCAGAATTATGTTGCCTTTTGGCGGGGTGTCACCGTCGAGAAATAG
- a CDS encoding CbiQ family ECF transporter T component — protein MDLLRSLPIGLYLEKPLTWLHRLDPRVKLAWLMTFLVAPLLANSLWRLILSAILVVLTLTTRIPWRVWKQQLGWLSFFCFLILVLTALSPDGFSVLNQPRWPESSLLPPPTDYQYVIFERGKLLITRRSLELGIRISTLVFTLVYSTNLYLLTTAPEEITAALEELMAPLRRFNLPITEISLTLTLSLRFIPLVLEEVQNLARSIRTRAINWKRLGLKGSFQVWLLVVERLLANLLLRAEQMAIAMETRGFTSPNEHRVQWHQLRLIRWDWLALLALFPFWGLRFWLGGAP, from the coding sequence ATGGATTTACTGCGGTCACTGCCTATCGGACTTTATCTCGAGAAACCGCTAACTTGGCTCCATCGTCTCGATCCTCGAGTAAAATTAGCTTGGTTGATGACCTTTTTAGTAGCCCCACTGCTGGCAAATTCTCTGTGGCGGCTTATCCTCAGTGCGATTCTGGTTGTCTTGACTCTGACCACCCGTATTCCCTGGCGAGTCTGGAAACAACAATTGGGCTGGCTATCTTTTTTTTGTTTTTTAATCCTTGTTTTGACGGCCCTCAGTCCCGATGGGTTTTCGGTACTCAATCAGCCTCGATGGCCTGAATCTTCGTTACTACCTCCTCCTACCGACTATCAATACGTTATTTTTGAGCGAGGAAAACTACTGATTACCCGGCGTTCCCTAGAACTAGGTATTCGCATCAGCACATTAGTGTTTACGCTGGTTTATAGTACTAATCTTTATCTTTTAACAACAGCCCCGGAAGAAATTACAGCAGCTCTAGAGGAACTGATGGCGCCATTGCGTCGCTTTAACCTGCCGATTACCGAAATATCCCTGACCCTAACCCTCTCCCTACGGTTTATTCCCCTAGTTTTGGAGGAGGTGCAAAATCTAGCCCGCTCGATTCGGACCCGGGCCATTAATTGGAAACGTCTGGGCCTCAAAGGTAGTTTTCAGGTTTGGCTATTGGTGGTTGAACGGTTGCTGGCTAACCTCCTGCTCCGGGCCGAGCAAATGGCCATCGCCATGGAAACCCGAGGTTTTACTAGCCCGAATGAACACCGCGTCCAGTGGCACCAACTCCGACTCATCCGCTGGGATTGGCTGGCGTTATTGGCCTTATTTCCTTTCTGGGGCCTTCGTTTTTGGTTGGGAGGAGCTCCCTAG
- a CDS encoding anthranilate synthase component I, translated as MNDVRPLAPWYWRSIPLQERTGAEIFQALFGQAKIATLLESPYPTPVDYPHLARYSLCAGKVRNPHGQASYLTPAIGHIFTTLRQLLQRPYAPADVPEHLPFQGGWLGWFGYDAAWEIESLPYLKQDQLPFPVAYWYEPENFAILDHQDQRLWLATSEPQAGEMLLAKLTAADDQAPGPEKIQPISLSYGISQTQYEAMVNQAKVYIQQGDIFQANLSLRFQGPTAQPAWPIYRRLQAINPSPFASYWRTPWGEVVSCSPERLVQLTGQQAQTRPIAGTRPRGQSLTEEKQFQQDLRQNLKERAEHIMLVDLERNDLGRVCQWGSVEVDEFLALERYSHVLHLVSNVRGTLRADQDAIDLLQAMFPGGTITGCPKVRCMEIIEELEPVRRSLFYGSCGYLDQRGHLDLNILIRTLLFTQGQVIGQVGAGIVADSDPQREWWESLQKAKAQLSALGLRV; from the coding sequence GTGAACGATGTAAGGCCTTTGGCTCCATGGTATTGGCGGTCTATTCCTCTCCAGGAACGAACGGGAGCCGAAATATTCCAGGCCCTGTTTGGTCAAGCTAAAATAGCCACCCTACTGGAAAGTCCCTACCCAACGCCTGTGGATTATCCCCACCTGGCCCGTTATTCTCTCTGTGCGGGGAAAGTTCGGAATCCCCATGGCCAAGCTTCATACTTAACACCTGCTATCGGCCATATTTTTACAACCCTCCGCCAGTTGCTCCAACGTCCCTATGCTCCAGCGGATGTCCCAGAGCACCTTCCGTTCCAGGGAGGCTGGCTGGGATGGTTCGGTTACGACGCGGCCTGGGAAATTGAGTCCTTACCCTATCTCAAACAAGACCAACTGCCTTTTCCCGTAGCCTATTGGTACGAGCCAGAGAATTTCGCGATCCTCGATCACCAAGACCAAAGACTCTGGTTGGCAACGTCAGAACCCCAGGCCGGGGAGATGCTCTTAGCCAAACTAACAGCGGCGGATGATCAGGCTCCAGGGCCAGAGAAAATCCAACCAATTTCTCTGAGCTACGGCATCTCTCAAACACAATACGAGGCTATGGTTAACCAAGCCAAGGTGTATATCCAGCAGGGAGATATTTTTCAGGCCAATCTTTCCCTGCGTTTTCAAGGGCCGACCGCCCAACCCGCCTGGCCCATTTATCGCCGCTTGCAAGCCATCAATCCTTCCCCCTTTGCTAGCTATTGGCGTACTCCCTGGGGGGAGGTGGTGAGTTGTTCTCCAGAACGCTTAGTACAACTAACGGGCCAACAGGCCCAAACCCGTCCCATTGCCGGAACAAGGCCCCGGGGCCAATCCTTAACCGAAGAAAAACAATTCCAGCAGGATCTACGGCAGAACCTTAAGGAACGGGCCGAACACATCATGCTGGTGGATCTCGAACGCAATGACCTGGGGCGTGTTTGCCAGTGGGGCAGTGTGGAAGTCGATGAATTTTTGGCCCTGGAGCGCTACAGTCATGTTTTGCATTTGGTTAGTAATGTGCGCGGCACTCTGCGGGCCGATCAAGATGCCATTGATTTACTCCAGGCGATGTTTCCCGGGGGAACGATTACGGGCTGTCCCAAGGTGCGTTGTATGGAAATTATTGAAGAACTCGAACCCGTGCGGCGTAGTCTTTTCTACGGTTCCTGTGGCTACCTCGACCAACGGGGACATCTTGACCTCAACATTTTAATTCGGACGCTTCTGTTTACCCAGGGCCAAGTGATTGGTCAAGTTGGGGCCGGAATCGTGGCCGATAGTGACCCCCAGCGGGAGTGGTGGGAATCCTTACAGAAGGCCAAGGCCCAACTTTCGGCCCTGGGATTACGGGTTTAA
- the petD gene encoding cytochrome b6-f complex subunit IV gives MTIIKKPDLSDPELRAKLAKGMGHNYYGEPAWPNDILYMFPICIMGALGLVAGLAILDPALVGEPADPFATPLEILPEWYLYPTFQILRILPNKLLGIACMAAIPLGLMSVPFIESVNKFQNPFRRPIAMAVFLFGTAAAIWLGAGATFPIDKSLTLGLF, from the coding sequence ATGACCATTATTAAAAAACCAGACCTGAGCGACCCCGAACTCCGGGCGAAGCTAGCCAAGGGAATGGGTCACAATTACTACGGCGAACCCGCTTGGCCCAACGACATTCTCTATATGTTCCCTATTTGTATTATGGGAGCTTTAGGCTTGGTTGCTGGCCTGGCGATTCTGGATCCTGCCCTGGTAGGAGAACCCGCCGATCCCTTTGCCACTCCCCTAGAAATTTTACCCGAGTGGTACCTGTATCCCACCTTCCAAATTCTACGCATCCTGCCCAATAAACTGCTGGGGATTGCTTGCATGGCCGCTATTCCCCTTGGCCTGATGTCCGTTCCTTTCATTGAAAGTGTGAACAAATTTCAAAATCCCTTCCGCCGTCCCATTGCCATGGCGGTTTTCCTGTTCGGTACCGCAGCCGCCATTTGGCTCGGTGCTGGGGCCACTTTCCCCATTGATAAATCTCTGACTCTTGGCTTGTTCTAG
- a CDS encoding DNA polymerase III subunit alpha, with the protein MSFVGLHIHSDYSLLDGASQLPALVDRAVELGMPAIALTDHGVMYGAIELIKVCRNKGIKPIIGNEMYVINGDIEVNKRHRRFHQVVLAKNTQGYKNLVKLTTISNLRGIQGKGIFARPCINKELLTQYHEGLIVTSACLGGEVPQAILAGDLARAREVAKWYKDLFGEDYYLEIQDHGSVEDRLVNVSLVKIAQELDIKIIATNDSHFISCNDVEAHDALLCIQTGKLITEEKRLRYSGTEYLKSAEEMRRLFRDHLTEEVIEAAISNTLEVADKVKEYKILGEPRIPNYPVPPGQTPDTYVEEIAWAGLLERLKCRSREEVSQVYKDRLEYELKMLQTMGFCTYFLVVWDYIKYARDHGIPVGPGRGSAAGSLVAYCMRITNIDPVHHGLLFERFLNPERKSMPDVDTDFCIDRRDEMIQYVTEKYGEANVAQIITFNRMTSKAVLKDVARVLDIAYAESDKMAKLIPVSRGKPTKLKIMISDQTPEPAFKARYDNELWVKHWIDMAIRIEGTNKTFGVHAAGVVISSEPLDEIVPLQRNNDGAVITQYYMEDLEALGLLKMDFLGLKNLTTLQRATELVRQNRGVELDLDQLPLEERKARQIALKRNSKKLPEDIQKTQKLLENGDLEGIFQLESQGMKQIVKDLKPSGIEDISSILALYRPGPLDAGLIPIFINRKHGREAISYQHPLLESILNETYGVLVYQEQIMKMAQDLAGYSLGEADLLRRAMGKKKASEMQKHREIFIDGSTRNGVPARVAENLFDQMVKFAEYCLAYETPVLTVEYGPLPIGKIVEQDIQCHVYSVNSQGLVYTQPILQWHQRGLQEVFEYELTDGTYLRATPEHRFMTQDGSMRTIDEIFEQGLDLYYLPTPTKMPLGVGAGTAG; encoded by the coding sequence ATGTCCTTTGTTGGTTTACACATTCACAGTGACTATAGCCTCCTCGATGGGGCCTCCCAGCTACCGGCTCTGGTGGATCGGGCGGTTGAACTGGGGATGCCCGCCATTGCTCTGACTGACCACGGCGTGATGTACGGGGCCATTGAGCTAATCAAAGTCTGCCGTAATAAAGGGATAAAGCCAATTATTGGCAACGAAATGTATGTGATCAACGGTGATATTGAGGTCAACAAGCGTCACCGTCGTTTCCATCAGGTGGTTTTAGCCAAAAATACCCAGGGTTACAAAAATCTGGTCAAACTTACCACCATTTCCAATCTTCGGGGAATTCAAGGCAAAGGCATTTTCGCTCGGCCCTGCATTAACAAAGAACTCTTGACCCAATACCACGAGGGTCTGATCGTCACCAGTGCCTGTCTTGGAGGAGAAGTGCCCCAGGCGATTCTGGCCGGTGATTTGGCCCGGGCCCGAGAAGTAGCTAAATGGTATAAAGATTTATTTGGTGAGGATTACTACCTAGAGATCCAAGACCATGGCTCCGTGGAAGACCGCCTCGTGAACGTGAGTTTGGTCAAAATTGCCCAGGAGCTGGACATTAAAATTATTGCTACCAATGATTCCCACTTCATTTCCTGTAACGATGTCGAGGCCCACGATGCCCTCCTTTGTATCCAGACGGGAAAATTAATTACGGAAGAAAAACGCCTCCGCTACAGTGGCACGGAATATCTTAAATCTGCTGAGGAAATGCGGCGCCTGTTTCGAGATCATTTAACAGAGGAGGTTATTGAAGCGGCTATCAGCAACACGTTAGAAGTAGCTGATAAGGTCAAGGAGTATAAAATCCTGGGGGAACCCCGCATTCCCAACTATCCTGTTCCCCCTGGCCAGACCCCCGATACCTACGTGGAAGAAATTGCTTGGGCCGGTTTATTAGAGCGATTGAAGTGCCGTTCCCGCGAAGAGGTCAGCCAGGTTTATAAAGACCGCTTGGAGTATGAATTAAAAATGCTCCAAACAATGGGATTTTGTACCTATTTTCTAGTGGTTTGGGACTACATTAAATACGCCCGAGATCATGGTATTCCCGTGGGGCCAGGCCGGGGCTCTGCCGCCGGTTCCTTGGTGGCCTATTGCATGCGCATTACCAATATTGATCCAGTTCACCATGGTCTATTGTTTGAGCGCTTTCTTAATCCAGAACGGAAGTCAATGCCTGACGTTGATACAGATTTTTGCATTGACCGCCGGGATGAAATGATCCAGTACGTGACGGAAAAGTATGGCGAGGCCAACGTGGCTCAAATTATTACCTTTAATCGCATGACCTCCAAGGCAGTTCTGAAGGATGTGGCCCGAGTCTTGGATATTGCCTACGCCGAATCGGACAAAATGGCAAAGTTGATTCCGGTGTCGCGGGGGAAACCAACCAAGTTAAAGATCATGATCTCCGATCAAACCCCAGAACCGGCCTTTAAGGCCCGCTACGATAATGAACTTTGGGTTAAACATTGGATCGATATGGCGATACGCATTGAAGGCACCAACAAAACCTTTGGTGTCCATGCGGCGGGAGTGGTCATTTCCTCGGAACCCTTGGATGAAATTGTTCCCCTTCAACGTAACAATGATGGAGCAGTGATTACCCAGTACTACATGGAAGATTTGGAGGCCCTGGGCCTCTTAAAAATGGACTTTCTGGGTCTGAAAAACCTCACAACGTTACAACGAGCCACGGAATTAGTCCGACAAAATCGGGGCGTTGAGTTGGATCTAGACCAACTACCCTTAGAGGAACGCAAGGCCCGGCAGATTGCCCTAAAACGCAACAGCAAAAAGCTGCCGGAGGATATCCAGAAAACCCAAAAACTGTTAGAAAATGGTGATCTAGAAGGGATTTTTCAATTGGAATCCCAGGGGATGAAGCAAATTGTTAAAGACCTCAAACCGTCGGGGATTGAAGATATTTCTTCGATTCTGGCCCTGTACCGTCCAGGGCCTTTGGATGCGGGTCTGATTCCGATTTTCATTAATCGTAAACATGGCCGTGAAGCCATTTCCTATCAGCATCCCTTGCTAGAAAGTATTTTGAATGAAACTTATGGGGTACTGGTTTATCAAGAGCAAATCATGAAAATGGCCCAGGACTTGGCGGGCTATTCCCTGGGGGAAGCAGATCTTCTCCGCCGGGCCATGGGTAAGAAAAAGGCCTCGGAAATGCAGAAACACCGGGAAATTTTCATCGATGGTTCGACCCGCAATGGCGTACCGGCTCGGGTGGCGGAAAATCTCTTTGACCAGATGGTTAAGTTTGCCGAATATTGCCTAGCCTACGAGACTCCCGTCTTAACTGTCGAGTATGGCCCTTTGCCCATCGGTAAAATTGTGGAGCAAGACATCCAGTGTCACGTCTATAGCGTTAATTCCCAAGGCCTGGTTTATACTCAGCCCATTCTCCAATGGCATCAGCGGGGTCTCCAGGAAGTATTTGAGTATGAATTAACCGATGGCACCTATCTGCGGGCTACCCCGGAGCATCGCTTTATGACTCAGGATGGCTCTATGAGGACGATTGATGAAATTTTTGAGCAAGGCCTTGATCTCTACTATCTCCCTACCCCGACTAAGATGCCTCTGGGGGTTGGTGCTGGGACTGCTGGTTAG
- a CDS encoding thioesterase family protein has protein sequence MALARQPELKATSEKWFEFLVRVQPHHTDYAGIVWHGNYLTWMETARVECLRTLGVDFAELVKLGCDLPVVDLALRYHRPVRLGQTAIVKTMMQEIQGVRLDWDYRIECLETEELCLSGKVTLVAVDPEKGKILRRLPPVVQDILAKLAL, from the coding sequence ATGGCCCTGGCTCGACAGCCAGAATTAAAGGCTACCTCGGAAAAATGGTTTGAATTTTTAGTCCGCGTCCAACCCCACCATACAGACTACGCTGGTATCGTTTGGCATGGGAACTATCTGACCTGGATGGAAACGGCCCGCGTGGAATGTCTCCGTACCCTGGGGGTTGATTTCGCAGAATTGGTGAAACTCGGCTGTGATTTACCCGTGGTGGATCTGGCCCTGCGTTACCATCGCCCGGTACGTCTGGGACAGACAGCGATTGTGAAGACCATGATGCAGGAAATTCAAGGGGTACGCTTAGATTGGGACTATCGCATTGAATGTCTGGAAACGGAGGAACTTTGTTTATCGGGAAAAGTGACCCTAGTGGCCGTTGATCCCGAAAAAGGCAAGATTCTCCGTCGTCTTCCCCCAGTGGTACAGGATATTTTAGCTAAGTTGGCCCTGTAG